From the genome of Castor canadensis chromosome 4, mCasCan1.hap1v2, whole genome shotgun sequence, one region includes:
- the Chmp1b gene encoding charged multivesicular body protein 1b gives MSNMEKHLFNLKFAAKELSRSAKKCDKEEKAEKAKIKKAIQKGNMEVARIHAENAIRQKNQAVNFLRMSARVDAVAARVQTAVTMGKVTKSMAGVVKSMDATLKTMNLEKISALMDKFEHQFETLDVQTQQMEDTMSSTTTLTTPQNQVDMLLQEMADEAGLDLNMELPQGQTGSVGTSVASAEQDELSQRLARLRDQV, from the coding sequence ATGTCCAACATGGAGAAACACCTGTTCAACCTGAAGTTCGCCGCCAAGGAACTGAGCAGGAGTGCCAAGAAATGCGATAAGGAGGAGAAGGCCGAAAAGGCCAAAATCAAAAAGGCCATTCAGAAGGGCAACATGGAAGTTGCGAGGATACATGCCGAAAATGCCATCCGCCAGAAGAACCAGGCGGTGAATTTCTTGAGAATGAGTGCGCGGGTCGATGCGGTGGCTGCCAGAGTCCAGACGGCGGTGACGATGGGCAAAGTGACTAAGTCAATGGCCGGTGTGGTGAAGTCGATGGACGCGACGTTGAAGACCATGAATCTGGAGAAGATCTCTGCTTTGATGGACAAGTTCGAGCATCAGTTTGAGACGCTGGACGTCCAGACGCAGCAAATGGAAGACACGATGAGCAGCACGACGACGCTGACCACTCCCCAGAACCAAGTAGATATGCTGCTCCAGGAAATGGCAGACGAGGCGGGCCTCGACCTGAACATGGAGCTGCCGCAAGGCCAGACCGGTTCGGTGGGCACGAGCGTGGCCTCGGCCGAGCAGGATGAACTGTCCCAGAGGCTGGCCCGCCTCCGGGACCAAGTGTGA